One Meles meles chromosome 13, mMelMel3.1 paternal haplotype, whole genome shotgun sequence DNA segment encodes these proteins:
- the SLC18A3 gene encoding vesicular acetylcholine transporter: MEPAAPVGPARAAAIKLSEAMGAVLQDPRRQRRLVLVIVCIALFLDNMLYMVIVPIVPDYIAHMQKASRNTPSTEASTLQPSTPANGGANMGNTSESPKAETESEDVKIGVLFASKAILQLLVNPLSGPFIDRMSYDVPLLIGLGVLFASTLLFAFAEDYATLFAARSLQGLGSAFADTSGIAMIADKYPEEPERSRALGVALAFISFGSLVAPPFGGFLYEFAGKHVPFLVLAAVSLFDALLLLVVAKPFSAATRARANLPVGTPIHRLMLDPYIAVVAGALTTCNIPLAFLEPTIATWMEHTMAASEWETGMAWLPAFVPHVLGVYLTVRLAARYPHLQWLYGALGLAVIGASSCVVPACRSFAPLVVSLCGLCFGIALVDTALLPTLAFLVDVRHVSVYGSVYAIADISYSVAYALGPIVAGHIVHSLGFAQLSLGMGLANLLYAPVLLLLRNVGLLRRSRSERDVLLDEPPQGLYDAVRLRERPVSGPDGAPRSPPGPFDECEDVYNNYYTRS, translated from the coding sequence ATGGAACCCGCGGCGCCGGTGGGCCCGGCCAGGGCGGCAGCCATCAAGCTGTCGGAGGCGATGGGCGCCGTGCTGCAGGATCCCCGGCGGCAGCGGCGCCTGGTGCTGGTCATCGTGTGCATAGCGCTGTTCCTGGACAACATGCTGTACATGGTCATCGTGCCCATCGTGCCCGACTACATTGCCCACATGCAGAAGGCCAGCAGGAACACCCCGAGCACCGAAGCATCCACCCTGCAGCCGTCCACTCCAGCCAATGGCGGTGCCAACATGGGCAACACTTCAGAGTCCccgaaggcagagacagagagtgaggacGTGAAGATTGGGGTGCTGTTTGCCTCTAAAGCCATCCTGCAGCTGCTGGTGAACCCCCTGAGCGGGCCCTTTATTGACCGCATGAGCTACGACGTGCCGCTGCTTATCGGCCTGGGCGTCTTGTTCGCCTCCACCTTGCTGTTCGCGTTCGCGGAAGACTACGCTACGCTCTTCGCCGCGCGCAGCCTGCAGGGCCTGGGCTCGGCCTTTGCGGACACGTCTGGCATTGCCATGATCGCCGACAAGTATCCGGAGGAGCCGGAGCGCAGCCGCGCGCTGGGCGTGGCGCTGGCCTTTATCAGCTTTGGAAGTCTGGTGGCGCCACCCTTCGGGGGCTTCCTCTACGAGTTCGCGGGCAAGCACGTGCCCTTTCTTGTGCTCGCCGCTGTTTCGCTGTTCGACGCGCTGTTGCTGCTGGTAGTGGCCAAGCCCTTCTCAGCTGCGACGCGGGCACGGGCCAACCTGCCGGTGGGCACACCCATCCACCGCCTCATGCTGGACCCTTACATCGCCGTGGTGGCCGGGGCGCTGACCACCTGTAACATCCCCCTCGCCTTCCTCGAGCCTACCATCGCCACGTGGATGGAGCACACGATGGCGGCGTCTGAATGGGAGACGGGCATGGCCTGGCTGCCAGCCTTTGTGCCGCATGTGCTAGGCGTCTACCTCACCGTGCGCCTGGCGGCGCGCTACCCACACCTGCAGTGGCTGTACGGAGCCCTCGGGCTGGCAGTGATCGGAGCCAGCTCCTGCGTGGTGCCTGCCTGCCGCTCCTTCGCACCACTAGTGGTCTCGCTCTGCGGCCTCTGCTTCGGCATTGCGCTAGTCGACACGGCACTGCTGCCCACGCTCGCCTTTCTCGTGGACGTGCGCCACGTCTCCGTCTACGGCAGCGTCTATGCTATCGCCGACATCTCCTATTCCGTGGCCTATGCGCTCGGGCCCATAGTGGCGGGCCACATAGTGCACTCGCTCGGTTTTGCGCAACTTAGCCTTGGCATGGGCCTGGCCAACCTGCTCTACGCACCGGTCCTGCTGTTGCTGCGCAACGTGGGCCTCCTGAGGCGCTCCCGCTCGGAACGCGATGTGCTCCTGGACGAGCCACCCCAGGGTCTGTATGATGCTGTGCGCCTGCGTGAGCGCCCGGTGTCTGGCCCCGACGGCGCACCTCGAAGCCCTCCGGGCCCCTTTGACGAGTGCGAGGACGTCTACAATAATTACTACACCCGCAGCTAG